Proteins from a single region of Apium graveolens cultivar Ventura chromosome 7, ASM990537v1, whole genome shotgun sequence:
- the LOC141670654 gene encoding uncharacterized protein LOC141670654 isoform X2, which translates to MKNIDWLSRETSGANLWRLPVLKKASGISTTILYIFIFVAAAFMFSVINHSKVYVDNVIIVAKENKRITQTDELKKIPEKVKIQERVEIPLYCSGENVTQMCPSNYPKVLRTKEACDDSRASATCPEYFRWIYEDLKPFKATGITRNMVDKAKRTAHFRLVIVQGKVYIEKFRKSIQTRDVFTIWGILQLLRRYPGRLPDLELMFDTDDKPVVKSHLYRRLNVPTPPLFRYCGDQWTSDIVFPDWSFWGWAEINIKPWEMILKEMKEGNSKVKWMDREPYAYWKGNPFVVDNRKDLLKCNISEEHDWNARLFVQDWIREGQQRFQQSNVANQCTYRYKIYIEGYAWSVSEKYILACDSVTLLVKPDYYDFFVRSLKPLEHYWPINNDDKCRSIEYAVEWGNLNTEKAQEIGKAASTFIQDELKMDYVYDYMFHLLNEYAKLLSFEPKIPEKAVEFCSETMACNAEGTEKKFKMNSLVKSPSLESPCTLPSPYTPEAFGKLVSEKAGVVKQVQRWENSYWNSVS; encoded by the exons ATGAAAAATATTGACTG GCTATCGAGAGAGACATCTGGAGCTAACTTATGGCGTTTGCCAGTGCTAAAGAAGGCATCTGGAATCAGTACAACTATTCTGTATATTTTCATTTTTGTGGCTGCAGCATTTATGTTTTCTGTGATCAATCAT AGTAAAGTTTATGTTGATAATGTGATTATTGTTGCCAAAGAGAATAAGAGAATTACACAGACGGATGAACTGAAGAAAATCCCGGAAAAGGTTAAAATCCAGGAAAGAGTCGAGATACCCCTTTATTGTTCAGGTGAAAATGTGACACAAATGTGTCCATCAAATTATCCTAAGGTTTTGAGAACTAAGGAAGCTTGTGATGATTCAAGAGCAAGTGCAACATGCCCTGAGTATTTTCGCTGGATATATGAAGATTTAAAGCCGTTTAAGGCAACAGGGATCACGAGGAACATGGTGGATAAGGCGAAAAGGACTGCACATTTTCGACTAGTGATAGTGCAAGGAAAGGTTTACATAGAGAAGTTCAGGAAGTCGATACAAACTAGAGATGTGTTCACAATATGGGGGATTCTGCAGTTATTAAGAAGGTATCCTGGTAGACTTCCGGATCTGGAATTGATGTTTGATACTGATGACAAACCAGTGGTGAAATCACATTTGTATCGCAGACTCAATGTCCCCACTCCGCCATTATTCAGATATTGTGGTGATCAATGGACTAGTGATATTGTCTTTCCTGATTGGTCCTTCTGGGGATG GGCTGAAATAAATATAAAGCCATGGGAAATGATACTGAAAGAAATGAAAGAAGGGAACAGTAAGGTCAAATGGATGGACAGGGAACCATATGCTTATTGGAAAGGAAACCCTTTCGTCGTAGACAACAGAAAAGACCTGCTGAAGTGCAATATTTCTGAAGAACATGACTGGAATGCTCGTCTTTTCGTTCAG GACTGGATTCGCGAAGGGCAACAACGATTTCAGCAGTCAAATGTTGCAAATCAATGCACTTATAG GTACAAGATTTATATTGAAGGATATGCTTGGTCAGTTAGTGAAAAGTACATATTAGCCTGTGATTCAGTTACTTTGTTAGTGAAACCAGATTACTATGACTTCTTCGTGAGAAGCCTAAAGCCCTTGGAACATTACTGGCCAATCAACAACGATGACAAATGCAGATCAATAGAATATGCAGTGGAATGGGGAAATCTCAATACAGAGAAG GCACAGGAAATCGGAAAGGCTGCTAGCACCTTTATCCAAGACGAGTTAAAGATGGATTATGTTTATGACTACATGTTTCATTTGTTAAACGAATACGCAAAGCTCCTAAGTTTTGAGCCAAAAATACCCGAAAAAGCTGTTGAATTTTGTTCAGAAACAATGGCTTGCAATGCAGAAGGGACAGAGAAGAAGTTTAAGATGAATTCATTAGTGAAGAGTCCTTCTTTGGAAAGTCCATGCACACTGCCTTCCCCATATACACCCGAAGCTTTTGGCAAATTGGTAAGCGAAAAGGCTGGTGTAGTAAAGCAAGTGCAGAGGTGGGAGAACAGTTACTGGAATAGTGTGAGCTAG
- the LOC141670654 gene encoding uncharacterized protein LOC141670654 isoform X1, with translation MKNIDWLSRETSGANLWRLPVLKKASGISTTILYIFIFVAAAFMFSVINHQSKVYVDNVIIVAKENKRITQTDELKKIPEKVKIQERVEIPLYCSGENVTQMCPSNYPKVLRTKEACDDSRASATCPEYFRWIYEDLKPFKATGITRNMVDKAKRTAHFRLVIVQGKVYIEKFRKSIQTRDVFTIWGILQLLRRYPGRLPDLELMFDTDDKPVVKSHLYRRLNVPTPPLFRYCGDQWTSDIVFPDWSFWGWAEINIKPWEMILKEMKEGNSKVKWMDREPYAYWKGNPFVVDNRKDLLKCNISEEHDWNARLFVQDWIREGQQRFQQSNVANQCTYRYKIYIEGYAWSVSEKYILACDSVTLLVKPDYYDFFVRSLKPLEHYWPINNDDKCRSIEYAVEWGNLNTEKAQEIGKAASTFIQDELKMDYVYDYMFHLLNEYAKLLSFEPKIPEKAVEFCSETMACNAEGTEKKFKMNSLVKSPSLESPCTLPSPYTPEAFGKLVSEKAGVVKQVQRWENSYWNSVS, from the exons ATGAAAAATATTGACTG GCTATCGAGAGAGACATCTGGAGCTAACTTATGGCGTTTGCCAGTGCTAAAGAAGGCATCTGGAATCAGTACAACTATTCTGTATATTTTCATTTTTGTGGCTGCAGCATTTATGTTTTCTGTGATCAATCAT CAGAGTAAAGTTTATGTTGATAATGTGATTATTGTTGCCAAAGAGAATAAGAGAATTACACAGACGGATGAACTGAAGAAAATCCCGGAAAAGGTTAAAATCCAGGAAAGAGTCGAGATACCCCTTTATTGTTCAGGTGAAAATGTGACACAAATGTGTCCATCAAATTATCCTAAGGTTTTGAGAACTAAGGAAGCTTGTGATGATTCAAGAGCAAGTGCAACATGCCCTGAGTATTTTCGCTGGATATATGAAGATTTAAAGCCGTTTAAGGCAACAGGGATCACGAGGAACATGGTGGATAAGGCGAAAAGGACTGCACATTTTCGACTAGTGATAGTGCAAGGAAAGGTTTACATAGAGAAGTTCAGGAAGTCGATACAAACTAGAGATGTGTTCACAATATGGGGGATTCTGCAGTTATTAAGAAGGTATCCTGGTAGACTTCCGGATCTGGAATTGATGTTTGATACTGATGACAAACCAGTGGTGAAATCACATTTGTATCGCAGACTCAATGTCCCCACTCCGCCATTATTCAGATATTGTGGTGATCAATGGACTAGTGATATTGTCTTTCCTGATTGGTCCTTCTGGGGATG GGCTGAAATAAATATAAAGCCATGGGAAATGATACTGAAAGAAATGAAAGAAGGGAACAGTAAGGTCAAATGGATGGACAGGGAACCATATGCTTATTGGAAAGGAAACCCTTTCGTCGTAGACAACAGAAAAGACCTGCTGAAGTGCAATATTTCTGAAGAACATGACTGGAATGCTCGTCTTTTCGTTCAG GACTGGATTCGCGAAGGGCAACAACGATTTCAGCAGTCAAATGTTGCAAATCAATGCACTTATAG GTACAAGATTTATATTGAAGGATATGCTTGGTCAGTTAGTGAAAAGTACATATTAGCCTGTGATTCAGTTACTTTGTTAGTGAAACCAGATTACTATGACTTCTTCGTGAGAAGCCTAAAGCCCTTGGAACATTACTGGCCAATCAACAACGATGACAAATGCAGATCAATAGAATATGCAGTGGAATGGGGAAATCTCAATACAGAGAAG GCACAGGAAATCGGAAAGGCTGCTAGCACCTTTATCCAAGACGAGTTAAAGATGGATTATGTTTATGACTACATGTTTCATTTGTTAAACGAATACGCAAAGCTCCTAAGTTTTGAGCCAAAAATACCCGAAAAAGCTGTTGAATTTTGTTCAGAAACAATGGCTTGCAATGCAGAAGGGACAGAGAAGAAGTTTAAGATGAATTCATTAGTGAAGAGTCCTTCTTTGGAAAGTCCATGCACACTGCCTTCCCCATATACACCCGAAGCTTTTGGCAAATTGGTAAGCGAAAAGGCTGGTGTAGTAAAGCAAGTGCAGAGGTGGGAGAACAGTTACTGGAATAGTGTGAGCTAG